Proteins found in one Candidatus Woesearchaeota archaeon genomic segment:
- a CDS encoding alpha/beta fold hydrolase: MRENKVFLFNKYGEKLAGLEAIPSEKKEKYPAVILVHGFGVTKEEYGLFDGLAKTLSDAGFIVYRFDFSGRGESEGDYSEMTITRECDDLDAIMSFVETQDFVDSGMIGMLAQSFGTAVVASYVPDVKALVFTGSISDFENVTANPKKWDVLDKKGISIKTKGPGEVIKINSAFWEDLEKYDVLKSIKKIKCPILFIHGSEDGRVPLESMEAYYENANEPKEKIIIQGADHDMEPKREELNKIVVNWFKKNLN; the protein is encoded by the coding sequence ATGAGAGAAAATAAAGTCTTCCTATTTAATAAATATGGCGAGAAACTTGCAGGTCTTGAAGCAATTCCTTCTGAGAAAAAAGAGAAATATCCTGCAGTCATATTAGTTCATGGATTCGGGGTTACAAAAGAAGAATACGGATTATTTGATGGATTAGCAAAAACTCTTTCAGATGCAGGTTTTATTGTGTATAGATTTGACTTTTCAGGAAGAGGAGAAAGTGAAGGAGATTACTCTGAGATGACTATAACTCGTGAATGTGATGATCTTGACGCAATAATGAGCTTTGTCGAAACTCAGGATTTTGTTGATTCCGGGATGATAGGGATGCTAGCACAATCATTTGGAACTGCCGTAGTCGCTTCCTATGTTCCTGATGTAAAAGCTCTTGTCTTCACAGGAAGCATATCTGATTTTGAAAATGTTACTGCAAATCCAAAAAAATGGGATGTTCTTGACAAAAAAGGCATATCTATAAAAACAAAAGGACCTGGCGAAGTAATAAAAATAAATTCTGCTTTTTGGGAAGACTTAGAAAAATATGATGTGCTTAAATCTATAAAAAAAATAAAGTGTCCGATACTTTTTATACACGGTTCAGAAGATGGAAGAGTTCCGCTTGAAAGCATGGAAGCATATTATGAGAATGCAAATGAGCCAAAAGAAAAAATAATAATTCAAGGAGCAGATCATGATATGGAACCAAAAAGAGAAGAACTGAACAAAATTGTTGTCAATTGGTTCAAGAAAAATTTAAATTAA
- a CDS encoding heavy metal translocating P-type ATPase codes for MKETIYIPDIECDSCSRVLKKAFDKEDGIIKYSINDESATFEFDDSKTSPDHIINIIKSKGFRASTQSFERKTFKERIRHFKENPSNYIVESKIIPYTIGIFLIISILEVLAYFVFLKNIPDFFVNYGWWILYLNISIATIGVAIWHVVAYLKNKITCMTGMMIGMTIGMQTGMMIGAVIGATNGFFAGAMVGMLLGCLVGWLTGKCCGVMGTMEGMMAGLMGGTMGPMISIMMFSDNLLIFMPFYIIINVIILGGLSIMMYEEVAEGKKHEKKPADFMTLSSIAIIATFILLAIMIYGPKSPLVSF; via the coding sequence ATGAAAGAAACTATTTACATACCAGACATAGAATGTGATTCCTGTTCAAGAGTTCTAAAAAAAGCTTTTGACAAAGAGGATGGAATAATAAAGTATTCAATAAACGATGAATCGGCAACATTTGAATTTGATGATTCAAAGACAAGTCCTGACCACATAATCAATATAATAAAATCAAAAGGTTTTCGTGCTTCAACTCAGTCATTTGAAAGAAAAACGTTCAAAGAGAGAATAAGACATTTCAAGGAGAATCCTTCAAATTATATTGTTGAATCAAAGATAATACCATATACAATAGGAATTTTTCTTATAATTAGCATATTGGAAGTTCTTGCTTATTTTGTATTTCTAAAGAACATTCCTGATTTCTTTGTAAATTATGGTTGGTGGATATTGTATCTTAACATAAGCATAGCAACAATAGGAGTGGCTATTTGGCATGTTGTTGCTTATTTGAAGAATAAAATTACTTGCATGACAGGAATGATGATAGGAATGACCATAGGAATGCAGACAGGAATGATGATAGGTGCAGTTATAGGAGCAACTAATGGTTTCTTTGCAGGAGCAATGGTTGGAATGCTTTTAGGATGTTTGGTCGGTTGGCTTACAGGAAAATGCTGCGGCGTTATGGGAACTATGGAAGGAATGATGGCAGGACTTATGGGGGGAACTATGGGGCCTATGATTTCGATCATGATGTTTTCAGATAACCTGTTAATATTCATGCCTTTTTACATAATAATTAATGTGATAATATTAGGCGGTTTAAGCATCATGATGTATGAAGAAGTAGCAGAAGGAAAAAAACATGAAAAGAAACCTGCTGATTTCATGACACTTAGTTCAATAGCAATAATTGCAACATTTATTCTTTTAGCAATAATGATTTATGGACCTAAAAGTCCTTTAGTTAGTTTTTAA
- a CDS encoding cation transporter produces MEKKFKVKGMHCKSCEMLIKEELEELDYVNVKSISHDSGELKLGFDENKVSENKIRAVIKKEGYEVE; encoded by the coding sequence ATGGAAAAGAAATTCAAAGTGAAAGGAATGCATTGCAAATCGTGCGAAATGTTAATAAAAGAAGAATTGGAGGAACTAGATTATGTAAATGTAAAAAGTATTTCTCATGATTCTGGAGAATTAAAATTAGGATTTGATGAAAACAAGGTTTCTGAAAATAAAATCAGGGCAGTGATAAAAAAAGAAGGTTATGAGGTGGAGTAA
- a CDS encoding ferredoxin produces the protein MAKIVHYRKDCIGCNSCVENCPSMWKINEKDGKADLKDSEKKGDTYVTDLDLALLEENEKAAKDCPVKIIKIFK, from the coding sequence GTGGCGAAAATAGTTCATTACAGAAAAGACTGCATCGGATGTAACTCATGCGTTGAGAATTGTCCGAGCATGTGGAAAATCAACGAAAAAGACGGAAAAGCAGACCTGAAAGATTCTGAAAAGAAAGGAGACACATACGTAACAGACCTTGACCTTGCTCTTCTAGAAGAAAATGAAAAAGCAGCAAAAGACTGCCCAGTAAAAATAATAAAAATATTCAAGTAA